The Calypte anna isolate BGI_N300 chromosome 3, bCalAnn1_v1.p, whole genome shotgun sequence genome segment GGCTGGATCAGGGCGAAATCTGGCATTTTGCTGCCCACCCCCTCACTCTGGCTCTGTCATGCAACCTGGCCAGCCTTGCCCTTCCGCCTGGCCTCACTCATGGTCCCCACACTGGGTCCTACTTCAGGGTATAATAAGGCCTGGAAGAACTGGAAGGGTTTCTCTGAAGGGTTTCCTCAATTTtatgaatgttatttttttctggtgactGCCTTGTGGCCATCCTGTCACTGGTGCTATTCTCCCTGGCTAGCATGAATTGCTCGCCACCTTCCCCTTCATCTTCCTCCCCACCTCAGCCCTAGACCAAATTTGGAAGCACTGCTGGGCTGTTTGCAAGAGTAATGTCATTATCATGCACAGCTTCAAACACCAGTGCAATTTATTCCCCCTTTTGCATGAGAATAGCTGTCAGTTTAAAAGGGTCAGCATTTGGGTGTGTCTTGTTGCCCCAAATCACAGTGAGAAGCTTTATGTATTAAAACCCCAACTTCttaggagcaggagcagggctgcgGTCTGGTTTTGGTGAGAGCAGAGGCTCCTAGGTTTTGTTCAGCATCTTACAGAAATAATCCCTTACGgagacactttaaaaataaatgaaagcacTTAATTGAACGAGACAAACCCTTGGGGAAAAGCAACTGCAAATTAACTGCACTGATGCTCTGGTGAGGACAAGGGTGTCTCTTCAGCTGGGAGGTGGTGTAGGCAAACTCCTTCCTTCACAGCCCCAGTGTCACTGGCTTTGGACAGCCCTCTGTAGCAGCCATTTCATGGTGACCCACAATTCTAGCCACACGGTGGTTTTGGGGTCTGTTTAGGGACTTCAgtgggtttttgctttttttttttttttttttctgttgaccTTTGGTTTCCCAAGCTTCAGGATGTTTTTGTGTGGCCTGGAgtgcaggagaggagcagggacaggcacTGACCCAAACACAGCTGGCTCACCTatttctgtccctgctgtgtctTTGCTGCAGGAATAGCTCAGTAACCCCTTTTTTTATGCTTCGTTAAGTAGATGTTTTGCTGCCAGCTGGAAGAGCTAATTCATTGGCTGTACAACGTTGCAGACATCACTGACAACTGGATCCCAGCCTCGCTGGACACTGAGAGCATGAAGAAATCACTGCACCGCTGCTTGGTAGGTACCACCGCtggcttttcttctccctcttcagTCCTAcaggcagacagcagcagcacgAAGCAGGACACCTCTGGCATGGTCCAGGTGGGTGATTCAGGGTGCACTGGGTGTGCAAAGCCAAATTTGGGAGCACTGGGAACGTGCTCGGAGAAACTGCTCCCCTGACAACCTGCTGCAGATGTAtcttgtcttaaaaaaataaacttctaaGCAGCACACTGCTTCTCCTTGCCTTCCCAGGAGTTCAAGAAAGATGTGGCTGACCACCGGTGCCTGACAGAGAGCGTGTTGGAGAGGGGAGAAGCTCTGCTTGACTGCATGGCATCAAATTCACCAGGTGAGGAGGAACATTTTAGCAGGTCCTGGACACAGCTGTGACGCTGGTCATAGCATCAGACCCCATAATCCCTGGCCCCAGGTGTAGGAGCGGTAGTCAGAGTTTGCCATTTGGTAGCTGTGTGGAAATGAAAAGGGTTTTACATCTCCATTGCTGATCAAAGACTTGGAGGTGAGGTGATTTGGAGGCTGGAAGCAAATTATCTCAAGTACTTTCAACTGCACCATGCCTTGGCCCTTGCCTTGGTTCATGCAAGGCAAAGGATGGATGTTTTTCTGCCTCTTAAGGGTCTCTTCTCAGATTTTTATCTTAAATGCAGCATGGTCGGCTTTTGCTGGGCTGCAGAATGCTGTTGGCCTGCAGCTGGGATGAGATGCATTTCTCCTGCACAGGAGGAGGCCATTTTCACTCCCTGCTTACACTTGGTGCATCACGGGGCAGGTGTTAGCAGCCCAGTCTGGGTAGAGACAGCCTCACCTGGCTGGTGGCATGACACAGCTGGGGCAGTCACCCCACTGACTTGGTGCATCCTGCACAAGGGATTTCTGAGCAGCTGTCACCAAAGGGACTTCAGTAGTGGAGTGCTGCATTATGGTTGAGCTTTCTTACACAGTCCCAAAGGTTTCCTTTGggagctgctgtttctgtaTCTTCATGCTTAACCTGGAGCCTCCTAGGTAGCTTCCTATCCCCTCCAAACTCTGCATCACAACTTGGATGGCATTAAGAACAGATTATGGATTTCTAGCacacttccttccttccttccaaagTCTGTCCGTGCATGTGGAGCTCACTCTCCCTGCTCTTGAAGACATTGAATTGTCGCATTGCTACACCTCCATCATATGTTtggttttccagctctgaaagaCACGCTGGGTTTGATCGCGAAACAGTCAGAAGAGCTGGAGACCCACGCGGAGCACTTGTATAAGACTGTTCTAGCTGCTGTGGGTCCCCTGCAGGGAGAGGACAGGATGGAAGATGAGGGTCTGTAGCAGACAGCTGCTCAGTGGTGGTAAGCAGGACTCAAACCAGCCTTCCTGCGGTGGGGAGGGAAGCGTGGGAAGGTGGAACGCTTAAATTAGCAAACAGTATGTATCAGGTTTtattattaattcttttaatgTGCTGTTTGAAAATCCTAAAcggaggagaaagggagggtgATCTCAAAATGGAAGCCTCTTTGTCTTTAAATGTGTGTCAGGGGAAGAGCAGTGTGATGAAACCCAAGATGAGGGCGCTGGCAGCTCCTTGGAGGGAGTagggaggctgcaggcaggTCACTGTCAGTCAGGGCAGAGGGGATGTCAGCAGTCaggcacaggcagctgctgccaaaatCATTtgggcagcagtggggagaCAAGGAAGGGGTATATTTTTGGCTCTTTATCATCTCGGTTTGCTTGGCCTATAAtggtggggaaggggagcaAGTGAATTCAGGTGTAAAATAGGAACTAGAAAACTTGTGTGCCTGTTTCTTGACCATTTTCCTGCAATTGAAGCTGCAGAGACAAACATGGCGGGAGGTGTTTGAGAGTGGGGACACAGCAGCATAAATGGGGGTCAGCTGTGTGCTGCCACAGCCCTCACCCATCATGCTGTGATGGGAGCCACTGTAAAACTGTGTCTTTACAAAACCATTATGGGTGTTAACAGGGTGCTGGGTCCAGAGATGCTGTAAGGCTCTTACAGGCTTCTGAGCACCAAGAGGTAGGAATTTAGGAACTGCAGGATAACCCTGGCTTCCCCCTCACCACCCTTCTAACCTCATCAACTCACATTGTTGACGTCCCCACAGCCCACACTACAGCACACCTTAAAATTTGGAGCTGCAAAGGGAAAACATTAGAGGCCAGTAACAGTAGgagaggtttgggggtttttttgttggtttgttttgttgtttgttttttttttcactgctacATATACATAATTATATCCTATAGACTATCAAGGTTATGTTGAGGTGATTTAAATACAGCACAGGggcttggtttgtttgttggcttGCAGCCAAAGCACAATACCAAActtaaatctattttatttcaggtgCTGCTGCCTCTACGAGACCTGAGATTTGTTAACCATTATCaggagggatggaaaaaaaccaaaacccaataCAGTGCACTGGAAAACACCTCTACTACTTCTTGCAGATGCCAAATGCATCTGATCACTGTGTTTGGAGTTAGCCAACCCAGGCTGACTTCAGTGTGTTGGGTTTTATACCATGGCTTGAGAAAGCAGGTACCTGGCTGCTGGGATATTTGGTTAATAGTGCTGATTACATTGAGGAGGCTTGTGAGTGAGCAGTATACAGCTGGCCTTTTTTGGgggaggtatttttttaatgtagctttcctttttttattgaaaTGGTCTGTTCCATGTTAGCAAAACTTCAGGAacatgctgtttgttttttgggtttgttttttttttttaaactaagtaATCTTTAGTGTGCTGTGCAACTCACTTCTAAGTAAAACCGTGTGATTTTAATAgctgtgttctgttttgtttatgcTCTTCAAAAATAGGTGCTAGAAGCCAAGAAATAGCAGCTCCTCCTGGTTCTTGCGAGCAAACTGACCTCTTTGTTTATGAGCACCATTCCCTGCTGAAGCAGAGCCTggttaattttcagttttcttatgCATAAGCACAAAGAGCCAATTTGCTCTGTGATGCACAATAAAATCATAAGCAGGTGAGCACACTCGGGGAAGAAGCAGTTTTTTATATAAACTGCTGTTACTTGTTATTTGTAGTGGTTGTTAGTGCTGTGCTGGTTTTCCTGGGTGAGGAGTTGTGCCTTTCCCTTCTTAAAGCTTGTACAGCTCATCACTGTTCACAAAACACCCATAAAGGGTTTTCAGACCCTTCCTGCAACAGAGAAGGGCATCTCTGAAACAGTGTAAGAAAGCAAGTGGCCATAAAATTACAGCCAGCTACAGAATGTTGGTACTTAGCTTTAATTAACCTTTAAACTAAATGATGCTCATTATGTTCTTGTGCAGAATACATCATTTCCTCCCATTCTTGGGAACAGAACAAAGTGGTGTGTCTGTCCTGTGCAAGTTAGAAGGTGAAAGAACAGTGAAACTGCAGCAGTTATGAATAGCACCAggttttatggtttgttttttttttatatactctCCCACCTTCCACCTAATTATTGAGGGAGGTAGAAAATTGTACcttaaatggcttttttttcttgccaagtTGTAGGTGACaattcaacaacaaaaaaggaaccCACAAATGATTACAGTGAAAGTGATCTCACCAGCTTTACTGACACCAGGTCCTATACCTATGGACATTCAGGGTGACACTTAAACAAAGCCAGTGACAGGGCAGGATGGGAGTCATGTGTGACAAAAGGCTACAGCTGTCTGTCTGCTACCACTTCCAAGGCTTGAGCCTGAGCCATTATGTCAAAGGTATTTACTGCTTCAGCTCACAGATAAGAAGCTATAGTGCCCTAGTCCAGGATTTTTAGGCCTGCTCTACCCTCTTCCACAGGCTCCAACAGCACCAGCACAGTAACACAGTAAGGACttgggggagggaaaaaaaaaaatcaccaccaaACAACTGGTGTAGCCCAAGTTGGTTTTGCAATGCTTTTATTACTGTATATATTAACATTGTTTTGGATAGTATGTAGCAGGCATCTCAACATTTAAGTTCATTTGTGCACTTCTCTGCAGGGAAGATGTTTTACCCTCAAATACACCTCCTTCAGGTTTGCTTCCTGATCTTAGCAGCACTCACTAGTCCTactgctcctgctccccaggaggagcaggtCACATTATATAATGAATTATACCAACAAGCACATCTCTAATAGAAAGCACATCACTTTATTGTGAAGGTTTTAAGTGGAAGAGTTCAACTTAACCATGACAATACTTTATGTATTACAATTGCCTGTTGATTGATGCAACTATGTTGAAGAAAGCTGTTAGCCAAAGtcatcccccctcccccccaaaaaaagaggATATTTGCACCAATTTTAGTTTATACCTCACAACATACCTAGGCTATATTTTTACTATCACAGGGTGTATTTACTACTAGGGGAATGTTACATGGTCTTTCAAACATGAGACTATTTACAGAATAGGCTGAACATTTGAGTTTAGATAAAGCTGAACAATTTTACACGTATAGGAAGTGTTATAGGCTAGCTTTCCTGTGGCTTTTAGCTAGACATCAGGCACTAATGATTTGATTAGCTCTGTACAAAGAATCACACACTGTTCAAAAACCTCTTGGCTGCTGGTTAGTTCCAAATTGTTTAAGATCGCGCCTACGTTGAGCAACAGTCTGTGGTGGGGCCTTACTGTCCCCGTTTCATCCTTCTGATGCCTCTGTGCATAACAGAATAGAAGCTAAGCTGTTGCACTAACTCAGAAGAGTACTGATTAAAAGAGGATGGAATTAACAgtatatagaaaaaaacccataatatTGGTAGAAAGTTATACCACCTCAAGGTTACACTGAAGCCACTGATGTGAGGGAAATACTGCTCTCTCCCCTACCACAGCCAAAGCAGACAGGAATTCCCTACATCGAGTCcttgagaaataaattaagttCCAAGACTAAGTTAGGGAACTGTTGTACATTCAGAGCGCATTATGCCTCCTCCAACCTTGGCTGGGTGTTTGTGGTACAGCATTTGTGCCTTAAGCACCATGACAACTCAGGCTTTTGAGCCATAATCACTAGTTTTAGTAGACCAGAGACCTTCCCTGCAACTAGAAGGTCTGAGAGCCATGGCTGCACACAGATACTTTTTGTGCACAATGCAAGCCTGATTTCCCCCTTAGCCATACAAATTAAGACAATATTTATCACCATACAGTTTGATATTACTTCCAATAAGTACAATATTTATtaaacatttcttcagttttgttacATATTGTGCAACAAATTACAATATTCTGCAGCCACAAATTATATGCAGAGTATGAAGAAACTATTAATCAGATAGTGTGATCTTTCCATTTATAATTCTACAAGAAGGAACTAGCAAATCAGATCTTACATATATCTTACTAAATTTTATGCATGGAAAGTGACAGACACTGTTGTGCTGTTTGATACAAAATGGCTAAACTTCATCTTCAGAAGACTAAACCTGACATCTAAACATGCCAATagaaacatcaaaacaaaaatacatccTAACCAACCACAGGAAACAGTCTGGTATCAGGAAAAGCAACAAGGATTACACGTTTATAAACCAGCACACAAAGGTTtaaaacagttctgaaaatgaAGTTAGCTGTCTTGAGtcaagggaataaaaaaagtCAGTATTGACCATTTACAATCTCTGACCTTTGTGGAGACGGTAAGAATCTGTTGTAGTGCAGCTACATACAGTACAATTCaggcaatttttatttatttttttttttcacttgggtTCAGATTGCAAATTCATTGTTGTGAGACAAAAGGGGGGAGGCAGGTTTTAGCAGCAACCTCCACTAGACTGCTTGACTGGAGTGCTCTGAATTTTAACATTGGACTTCTCCACACCACCAGCTGTCGCTCCCGGACCCATTCGCTTTTTAATCTCAGCAGCCATGGTCATGAAAGACTGTTCTACATTTGTGGCATTCTTTGCACTGGTTTCCAAAAACGGTATTCCAAGAGAATCTGCAAATTCCTGCAAATTAAGAAACAGTGAACAGTAAGCTCATATACCTCACCCTGTTTCCTGACGCACTGCTGGATGAGTTGCAAGCTCCTCCACCCCACTTCCCAAACTCCAGTCTGAGGATGACCTTCACTGCAGGGGGTTGTAACACTTCTTGCATTTATGGCACCTTAACACCAAGACACTTACGTGCACCACAACTGGAGGACTCCTCTGCGTTATGACCCAGGCCTAGGTGCTCaaccaaagcaaacacacaTCAATACCAACATACCTTTGCTGTTGTATAGTCTACTACTTTCTTTGTGGTCAGATCACATTTGTTCCCCACCAACAACTTGTTGACGTTTTCACTGGCATAACGGTCTATCtcctgcagccactgctttACATTATTGAAAGACTCCTAGGAGATAAAATAACTGTAAGCAAGACCCTTAACCAAGAGGAAATTGTTCAGTAATTGCCAGGAAAGAACACCAAGCAGTGTACTTACAGCGTGGTTCACGACCACTGGAGAGTGCTACAGCACACCCCTGACTGCCTGAGGAGGGGAGAGTCAGCACAGGGTTTGTAAGGCTCCCCAGTCCATGCTCCAAGCCCTACAAATCtgcccttcctcccttcctgctctctccttcccctcctcccacttatttttctctgctgtctcttGAAAAGTCAAGAACTTTTACCACCTGGGactcttcctcctccagcagcagagataAAAAGCACAGCACACAGCTGAAATCAGAAGAGTCACAGACATTTACAAAGCATCATATATTGGGTGCAAACCACATTGTTGTAGAGATGCTAGAACCACCTTTGATTCCAGAAATACAGAACTGCTATGCCTTAGCAACAGTTCTTTTTCAGGAAGCTACACTTCCTGGGAACCCTTCAAACCAGACAACTGCACCAGTAATCTTCAGAGATCCTTTCACAGAAACACTGGCTCAGTTGTATCCTGCATAGGTGCTGataattttcagtttcaaatgCCAGTTTTTACTGTAGACCAAAGTTCAAGGACATTCAGAAATCCTTCAGCAACTTCCATCAGTAACTCAGACTTCCTGCTACCAAAGAAAGCTGAGAAGTGTTCACATAGAACAATCAGTTACCCACCCACCCAGTTTTAGGCTAACCCTAAGATACAACTGCTTCAGAGCCACAGATCCCAAcactttatttctgttcagCACCAAACCGGACCAGCACACACACTGAGCTTGATAAACATTCACACAGCTTGAGGAACATCATCACTGTGTCCTTAAGAGCTGAGTTGTTAAATTCTCTTTTTACTTATCAGCCTAACGTACTTCAGATGTGAGAAACTCTCCATGCACAGGTTTAACACTTACCTGATCTGTAACATCATACACAACTATGATGCCATGAGCGCCTCTATAGTAACTGGAAGTGATAGTGCGAAACctctcctgtcctgctgtgtCCCACTGCAAGGCAAATGGTAAGATCAGTTGCTGCAATGCAGCTGTGCCAGTGTCACACACCAGTTTGCAGAAATGCAGCTCAGCTGACTCCCCATCCAACTATGAGCATATCCAAGCCACGGCTACAGAAGTGGCTCCGAAGCTGTGGGCATCACAAGGGATCTGAGAAGACCAAGACATTTTAACTGAGGAGAATTACACTTCAGTAGGTGCTTTTCTAGAAGCACACATTTGTTTGGTTTCAGACAAGTGCAGTCAAGAGATCTCACTTTGTTTGGTTTCAGACAAGTGCAGTCAAGAGATCTCACTGAGAAAAACAATAAGCAGTTTTGACCCGTGAAGAAGCAATGGTTCAGTGGTCAGAATAAATGTGCACCAGGGCTTGAAAACCTGTTAAGGAAAAGGTCAGAGATATGTGGGTCTTTAGCATGACCACTCCCTTCAGCTCCTTTGCTACACCAGTTGcaggaaaagtatttaaaagcaaCATGCTCTTCAGGGGATGAAGACCAACAATTCAAACCAAACCCTTCTCCTGCCAAGTTAATGAAGTGCTTGATCTCATGtcccagcaggacaggaccAGCACTCACCCAGACATTTCTCTCCCTAGAGCCATGTCAATAAAAGGGCTACCTGCACATTAAGAATCATCAGACTTAAGAGACGGACTTCAGCAGTGGCAGCATTTCCTAGTGGGCTGCTCTGGACTCAGAGCATACATTAGAGTCTGGAGGCTCAGATTCAGGCTTAGGCTTCTGGCCACAACCTGGACTCCTGCTTCACAACACAGTCTGGAATCCCTGAGTCATTGCCTTCAAGTCCTGAGAGCCTCTGCTTGAGCTGGAAGCAGTGGCTGACAAGGATTGTGTGACCTTGCATAGGTATTAGATTTCATTACACCAGTCACCCTTTTAGAGTGCTTCAAGATTAGAGGAAAGAACTGCCAACTTCCCTGCTTATTCCAAGCAAAAGgccaaaagcagagcaagaaaaCACTACCCAGTGCTAAGGCAGGCAGGCCAGCATGTTGGTGTTTATGTCAGTTTTTCCATTCAGGTCAACAAAAGTAgagtttccagcagcagcagccagtgcAGCCTGGTActaagcagctgctgcagaattCAGGCATCTTAGACAACTATGTGCTTTCACACTTGCACAGATCCTTGCCAAATACTGCAGAACTACACCAGTTCTGTTATTGGAGACCTCCAGCACAGGATTCTACCCTTATTCAGCTTGCAGCCTATAGTGCCTTTTAAATActtaagctttctttttttcccaggaaaatacatttccaagtcttttcctcttccaggcTGACAGCCCTGATAACCATCCTTCTTTAAGGACAGGTCACAggaaattttagaaaaacagcCTAGCCTCTTGTAACTGGGAAGATACTGCTTAAATTTTAATGATTACACTTGAAAGACAACTACCAGTAGTTGTGAATGTCATTCGGTGCTTCGACAGATTAAAGTACCCAGGAGTTGAGAAACACTACTTACTATCTGAAGCTTGATTGTTTTCCCATCTAATTCTATAGTTCTGATTTTGAAGTCCACACCAATCGTGCTGATGTAACTTTCTGTGTACGTGTCATCCtagaaaaaagagcaaacagGAGTCAAGACAGCTGCACTTCTTCTACAGTCACCTACACTTTATTATGCCACAGGCAGGCACCAGGCAGACAAAGGTACTTAATTCCCTACCAAAAAGTCTGATCGTTCATGGCAAAGTCCAATACGTCACTAGGCACTTTCACTGAGTATTTACTCTTCaaaatttcagcagtttttttAAAGGCACCTCACATAACACGGTTTATGTTCCAAAAACTACTCAGAAAACCTCTTTTCTAGAAATCCTGTAGTGTTAAGTCCTTCTGAACTGTAGCTTAAAACAGACTTTGCTTGTGCTGGCAGACTAAAGAGCTAATTAGAGTAACTATGGTTATTAAAATGCCTCAGATTTTTACTTTGCTTTGATGGCTTCTCATCTGTATTACACAGCAAACTATCTACAACAGGTCAGAGGCTGTGCCTCAGTGGCACTCACATCTCAGTTCCAGATCCTCTGTTGCCACAGCTGGTTGCTAAGGGAGTTTAGAGTTACAGCTTGGGTACTTGTGTTAAGTACTCTGCACTGCTGTCTGTGTTAATACAGGAAGGAAAACCAGCACTGGTTTAACAGCTTGCATGGACCTAACTGCAGAGTCTCCAGCAGGCCTTAAGGCACACATGAAACCCTGGATCAGTCTATGCTACCTTCTGGCTGCTAGCATGAAGGAAATTTTTATTCCCAAAGTAACCAGTAGGCTAGAACTTCATGTAATATACATCACAAAAGGCTTCATATCTATGTTTTTATAAATCACAAAAGCAACGTTTTTCTTTTAGTTATGAAGACACCTTAGGTGTTACTCCTGCAAGGAAGCATAAAGCATTAAGCCTTTTAGAATGACATGACATTTATTTCCTTAACATTTCAATACTCAATAGGTTATGTTTAAAAAGCCTGATGCTGTTTAACCTGCAGCAGAAAGAACACAGGTAAGTGAATGCTGTGATAATTCTCTACCTAGAAGTAAAATAGATTTGTTAGAATGCCAGCCTTCTAAAGAAGAAAGTTACTTAATTGAAGAAATATCAAAACTAAGCACAAACTTAAGCTGGctatcaaaaaagaaaagttgggTTACTCACATGAAGccaaaattaattcaaaagtaTCTGCAAGTGAAGCAGGCTAGACTGCTCTGGGAGTACTCCTCCAGCTCTGGTGTCACCTCCATTCCACTGCTTCCAGTTCCATGAGCAGAGCAGGTAACGT includes the following:
- the RAB1A gene encoding ras-related protein Rab-1A, which translates into the protein MSSMNPEYDYLFKLLLIGDSGVGKSCLLLRFADDTYTESYISTIGVDFKIRTIELDGKTIKLQIWDTAGQERFRTITSSYYRGAHGIIVVYDVTDQESFNNVKQWLQEIDRYASENVNKLLVGNKCDLTTKKVVDYTTAKEFADSLGIPFLETSAKNATNVEQSFMTMAAEIKKRMGPGATAGGVEKSNVKIQSTPVKQSSGGCC